One segment of Solanum lycopersicum chromosome 1, SLM_r2.1 DNA contains the following:
- the LOC101262696 gene encoding protein FAR1-RELATED SEQUENCE 4-like, giving the protein MRKIVDDNFNLNISYSKMKRVKRLVLEKLDGSYVDDFNKLEGYAQELRDSNPGTDVIINISKEALLEHGQRKFLRMYIFIQALKSGWRAGLRPFIGLDGTFLRGKFKGILLVALGQDSMKHFYPLAWAVVDRETIRTWKWFIELLRNSLGLADGEGLTLMSDMQKGLIGAVSALLPKAQHRWCAKHIEANWSKSWSGVQMKKMFWWYAWSTYGEEFEDQLKSMGSVSKKAVEGLLWYPPQHWCRAFFDTVCKNYSCENNFTESFNKWILEARAKPIIKMLEDIRIKVMKRLKKLEEEGKKWTEEYSPYSVDLYHDFRMIAQGCQVVANGDLGYEVVEGVDRHVVNLARKKCTCRTWDLTGIPCPHAIKALEHDKIEPLNEMHWWYSKEAYLLVYQPKMQPVRGEKFWKIDLSQSMQPPQIHKLVGRPKLKRVREKDEARKREGLWSKSRKGLQMTCGNCSAVGHNRRRCPLLQEGRQVLPDEPILMPTLEFVASSSRQTSHQSSEEFNEVAGPSKSKRKNVSKDKVDALPKRSKNDGKEKVIAPLIAIVDRDEVEDSIESEDENTILAPRVISEEKTRLQMKKMLQQPIGSRMISYKGDENGVVVPTNLPYSPKKLTWKGKACVTSSQLNKDKEKKIGKLKAKRGKH; this is encoded by the exons ATGAGAAAGATTGTAGATGATAACTTTAACCTTAATATTAGTTATTCAAAAATGAAGAGGGTTAAAAGACTTGTACTGGAAAAACTAGATGGTAGCTATGTTGATGATTTCAATAAATTGGAGGGTTATGCTCAAGAGTTAAGGGACAGTAATCCTGGTACTGATGTAATTATAAACATATCCAAAGAGGCTTTGTTGGAACATGGacaaagaaaatttttgagaatgtatatttttattcagGCTTTGAAAAGTGGTTGGAGAGCTGGTTTGAGACCATTTATAGGGTTAGATGGCACCTTTTTAAGAGGCAAGTTCAAGGGAATTTTATTGGTCGCACTTGGTCAAGATTCAATGAAGCATTTCTATCCACTTGCTTGGGCAGTAGTTGATAGAGAAACTATTAGAACATGGAAATGGTTCATTGAGTTGCTGAGGAACTCATTGGGGTTGGCAGATGGTGAAGGATTGACACTAATGTCTGATATGCAAAAG GGCTTGATTGGTGCTGTTAGTGCTTTGCTTCCAAAAGCACAACATAGATGGTGTGCAAAACACATAGAAGCCAATTGGTCTAAGTCTTGGAGTGGTGTACAGATGAAGAAGATGTTTTGGTGGTATGCTTGGAGTACATATGGAGAGGAATTTGAAGACCAATTAAAGTCCATGGGTTCTGTGTCTAAAAAAGCAGTCGAAGGTCTTTTATGGTATCCACCACAACATTGGTGCAGGGCCTTTTTTGACACTGTCTGCAAAAACTACTCatgtgaaaataattttactgaGTCTTTCAACAAATGGATTTTGGAAGCAAGGGCAAAACCAATAATCAAGATGCTGGAAGACATTAGAATTAAG GTTATGAAAAGGTTGAAAAAACTTGAAGAAGAGGGTAAGAAGTGGACGGAAGAGTATAGTCCATATTCTGTGGATCTGTATCATGATTTCAGAATGATTGCTCAAGGTTGTCAAGTTGTTGCTAATGGAGACTTAGGATATGAGGTGGTTGAGGGTGTAGATAGACATGTTGTGAATCTTGCTAGAAAGAAGTGTACTTGTAGGACATGGGATTTGACAGGAATACCATGTCCTCATGCTATTAAAGCATTAGAACATGATAAAATAGAGCCACTGAATGAGATGCATTGGTGGTATTCTAAAGAAGCTTACTTGCTTGTATACCAGCCTAAAATGCAACCTGTTAGAGGTGAGAAATTCTGGAAAATTGATCTTTCTCAATCTATGCAACCACCACAAATTCATAAATTGGTTGGTAGaccaaaattaaagagagtaagGGAAAAAGATGAGGCAAGAAAAAGGGAAGGATTATGGTCGAAAAGTAGAAAAGGATTGCAAATGACATGTGGAAATTGCAGTGCTGTAGGTCATAATCGAAGAAGATGTCCCCTA CTTCAAGAAGGAAGACAAGTTCTCCCAGATGAACCAATCTTGATGCCAACTCTTGAATTTGTTGCATCTTCTAGTCGACAAACTAGCCATCAATCAAGTGAAGAATTCAATGAAGTTGCTGGTCCTTCAAAATCAAAGAGAAAAAATGTTTCAAAGGACAAAGTTGATGCACTACCAAAGAGGTCTAAAAACGatggaaaagaaaaagttattgcACCTTTGATTGCAATTGTTGATCGGGATGAAGTTGAAGACAGTATTGAATCTGAGGATGAGAATACAATCCTTGCACCTAGAGTGATATCTGAAGAAAAAACTAGACTTCAAATGAAGAAGATGCTACAACAACCAATTGGTTCAAGAATGATTAGTTATAAGGGTGATGAAAATGGTGTTGTTGTCCCTACTAATTTACCATACTCACCAAAAAAGCTAACTTGGAAAGGCAAAGCATGTGTGACCTCAAGTCAGTTGAATAAAGACAAGGAAAAAAAGATTGGCAAGCTTAAGGCAAAGAGGGGCAAACATTAG